From Verrucomicrobiota bacterium, one genomic window encodes:
- a CDS encoding efflux RND transporter periplasmic adaptor subunit: MKNLKTLLTVTSLAFLSALTFAQDESNTIILDKNGVNNLRIELVEAEEREFNTIVFAIGRIEEIPSNRTVVSSRIAGRVTKINVFEGDSVTEGQVLATVESRLSGDPPPTIELKASQSGLVISSHVRLGQPVEPALELLDISDRSTMWAVAKIPEQEAAQVRVGSTAHIRIPALGSEEIDAKLVRFGVDADRQAGAIEGIFELDNSEGRLLPGMRAEFAVVLSHRSNVLSVPRDSIQGDPANRVVFVKDFELPNAFVRSPVILGEQNDDYVEVVSGLFPGDLVVTSGSYSLGFVIEGSGISLKEALDAAHGHEHNEDGSEITPDQKAAANKTEENRSDEANAKTSKALFIYSAVMTLLFVIVAQLLWRKMKRIED; this comes from the coding sequence ATGAAAAATTTAAAAACACTTCTGACAGTTACGAGCTTAGCCTTCCTTTCCGCACTGACCTTCGCTCAGGACGAGTCCAATACGATCATCCTCGATAAGAATGGGGTAAACAACCTTCGTATCGAGCTGGTCGAAGCTGAGGAAAGAGAATTTAACACCATCGTATTTGCGATTGGCCGCATCGAAGAGATCCCTTCGAATCGTACCGTGGTTTCCTCGCGGATAGCCGGTCGGGTAACCAAGATTAATGTCTTTGAAGGTGACTCTGTGACGGAAGGACAAGTACTGGCCACAGTCGAGAGTCGGCTCAGTGGCGATCCGCCGCCGACGATCGAATTAAAAGCGAGCCAGTCCGGACTTGTCATCTCCTCTCATGTCCGACTGGGGCAGCCGGTGGAACCGGCCCTCGAACTCCTGGATATTTCGGATCGCTCAACGATGTGGGCCGTGGCCAAGATTCCGGAACAGGAAGCCGCGCAGGTCAGAGTAGGTTCGACCGCACACATTCGCATACCCGCTCTGGGAAGCGAGGAGATCGACGCCAAACTGGTGCGATTCGGAGTCGATGCCGATAGGCAAGCAGGAGCGATTGAGGGTATATTTGAATTGGATAACAGTGAGGGCAGATTGTTGCCAGGCATGCGCGCTGAGTTTGCTGTGGTGTTGTCTCATCGTTCCAATGTATTGTCCGTGCCCAGAGATTCGATACAGGGTGATCCGGCAAACCGGGTTGTCTTCGTGAAAGACTTTGAACTCCCCAATGCATTCGTCCGATCCCCGGTAATACTTGGCGAGCAAAATGACGACTACGTGGAAGTAGTAAGCGGTCTATTTCCGGGTGACCTGGTGGTCACAAGTGGCTCCTACTCACTGGGGTTTGTCATCGAAGGTAGCGGCATCTCATTAAAGGAAGCTCTCGATGCAGCTCACGGACACGAGCACAACGAAGATGGATCGGAAATCACTCCCGACCAGAAAGCAGCAGCCAACAAAACCGAGGAGAACAGGTCCGATGAAGCCAATGCAAAGACAAGCAAAGCTTTGTTCATTTACTCAGCTGTAATGACACTGCTCTTCGTCATTGTCGCGCAGTTGCTCTGGAGAAAAATGAAACGGATTGAGGATTAA
- a CDS encoding TolC family protein translates to MQNTLRFFLGCLTAAFLLQFSQLQAQERLSLSKETAVALALRNNKSLTAAKTTIEQALARHSQAGKLSNPELKIDYAFDKAFNNEGEYSFGFGFEQRFPVNSRLRHLKTIAQIEIALAEAEISNQERLLTQQVETVILNIAQAEEQIRLRESQIRLNEEFARFVESRVRAAEASMLEVNQVRLELFSVKQQIEQLNIERKEYLSLLKRLLGLEESRLVEVLYEFNIPETPVELPLVTATAIENHPEYRLKKLLFEIADKHTSLQLANRWDDIAVGLFFENERSVDEPVGRRTDNFFGVSVSIPLPFNNRNEGRVQESRAYQRQIELELEAVSLNTRSLSHSLKEKVGSLYKQVYEYDHGVTQIVEQNLKDMNVAYESGLVSLTDLFRSQEQRLKIEFFQLTMLHDYEQALVDWKAATNQDANRS, encoded by the coding sequence ATGCAAAACACTTTACGATTTTTTCTAGGCTGTTTAACAGCAGCCTTTCTCTTACAATTTTCACAACTTCAGGCTCAGGAGCGTTTGTCCCTGAGCAAGGAGACAGCTGTTGCGCTGGCATTGCGAAACAACAAATCGTTGACCGCGGCCAAAACAACGATTGAGCAGGCACTGGCCAGACACAGCCAGGCTGGGAAGCTGAGTAATCCTGAACTGAAAATTGATTACGCCTTCGACAAGGCCTTCAATAACGAGGGCGAGTACAGCTTCGGTTTCGGATTTGAACAACGTTTCCCGGTGAACAGTCGCTTGAGACATCTGAAGACGATTGCGCAGATCGAAATTGCCCTGGCTGAGGCAGAGATAAGCAACCAGGAGCGACTCCTCACTCAGCAGGTGGAAACGGTCATTCTGAATATCGCGCAAGCGGAAGAGCAAATTCGACTCAGAGAATCTCAGATTCGACTGAACGAGGAGTTTGCCCGCTTCGTGGAATCGCGGGTGAGGGCAGCGGAGGCTTCTATGCTGGAAGTAAACCAGGTCCGACTGGAGCTCTTTTCTGTGAAACAACAAATCGAACAATTGAACATCGAACGCAAGGAGTACCTCAGTTTACTGAAGCGCCTTCTTGGACTTGAAGAAAGCCGCCTGGTAGAAGTCTTATACGAGTTCAACATTCCCGAGACGCCTGTTGAGTTACCCCTGGTTACTGCTACAGCCATTGAGAACCATCCAGAGTATCGCCTGAAAAAACTGCTGTTTGAAATCGCGGATAAACACACATCACTCCAACTCGCTAATCGCTGGGATGATATCGCGGTTGGATTATTCTTTGAAAATGAACGCAGCGTTGATGAGCCTGTCGGTCGAAGAACAGACAACTTCTTTGGAGTCAGCGTCTCCATTCCCCTACCCTTCAATAACCGCAACGAAGGTCGTGTTCAGGAAAGCCGGGCTTACCAACGACAAATCGAATTGGAACTGGAAGCGGTCTCTCTCAATACGCGGAGTTTATCCCACTCGCTTAAAGAAAAAGTGGGCAGCCTCTATAAGCAGGTATATGAATACGACCACGGCGTTACACAAATCGTTGAGCAGAACCTGAAGGACATGAACGTTGCCTATGAATCGGGGCTGGTCAGTTTGACCGATCTTTTCAGATCACAGGAACAGCGGCTGAAGATAGAGTTTTTTCAGCTGACTATGCTACACGATTACGAACAAGCCCTTGTCGATTGGAAAGCGGCTACTAACCAGGACGCTAATCGTTCCTAA
- a CDS encoding DUF1593 domain-containing protein translates to MNQSRLFYLFARISLLLVFTWGALSASERPRLIVLADMGHDPDEEQQITHLLMCSNEVELEGLIAVTGRFFRKNPTDSTKWLQPHLFHRLIDGYAEVYPNLKLHAAGYQDPDYLRSIVANGQTGNGMMDVGEGRWSRGVRLISEAVLRPDPRPLHVVINAGSNTLAQALYEFRASHSAEEVKAFVSKLRVFENGAQDEAGAWILHEFPDIHWVRIVNQNKAYGGMDNRKLGPHTWRPFPYSPEGQHEWASIHIQNYHGALGGLYPDRKVGETTVYIEGGGTSPWMGLVAPGLTDTSQPSWGGWSGRFSVEKLLNVPSGYGIVRPDETQYQPYRVYTDSSGISDHWVNPETGDSYDGVAVGVWRWRRAMWNDFQARMDWCVKPFDQANHHPHAVLNGDESDRILTVSAKPREQLSFDTTGSSDPDNDALRFYWWNYPEAGRKPYGKQLSLENATSSNILFVVPADASGRDIHLILEAWDQSPEVPLVDYRRIVLQVPD, encoded by the coding sequence ATGAATCAAAGTCGCCTTTTCTATCTCTTCGCGAGGATTAGTTTATTACTAGTGTTCACTTGGGGTGCGCTTTCCGCCTCTGAACGACCTCGACTCATAGTCCTTGCTGATATGGGACATGATCCTGACGAGGAGCAGCAGATCACTCATTTGTTGATGTGTTCCAATGAGGTGGAGTTGGAAGGACTGATTGCGGTCACCGGTCGTTTTTTCCGAAAGAATCCAACCGACTCCACCAAGTGGCTGCAGCCGCATCTTTTCCACCGCTTGATCGACGGTTATGCAGAGGTGTATCCCAATCTGAAATTACATGCGGCGGGCTACCAGGATCCCGATTACTTAAGAAGCATAGTCGCCAATGGCCAGACCGGTAACGGTATGATGGATGTGGGGGAAGGGCGATGGAGTCGAGGAGTTCGATTGATTTCTGAAGCTGTTCTTCGACCGGATCCTCGTCCGCTACACGTTGTAATTAACGCGGGTTCCAACACTTTGGCCCAGGCGCTGTACGAATTCCGCGCCAGTCATTCAGCGGAGGAAGTGAAGGCCTTTGTTTCCAAACTACGCGTTTTCGAAAATGGTGCCCAGGACGAGGCGGGCGCATGGATTCTTCATGAATTTCCAGATATCCATTGGGTACGTATAGTTAACCAAAACAAGGCTTACGGTGGGATGGACAACAGGAAACTCGGACCGCATACCTGGAGACCGTTTCCTTACTCGCCTGAAGGGCAACACGAGTGGGCCAGCATACACATTCAGAACTATCATGGAGCATTGGGAGGGCTTTATCCCGATCGTAAAGTGGGAGAAACGACCGTTTATATCGAGGGGGGAGGAACTTCTCCTTGGATGGGGCTTGTGGCTCCAGGTCTTACCGATACGTCGCAGCCAAGTTGGGGTGGTTGGAGTGGACGCTTCTCAGTAGAGAAGTTGCTCAACGTCCCTTCCGGGTATGGGATTGTTCGACCAGATGAGACGCAGTACCAACCTTACCGGGTCTATACAGATTCCAGTGGCATCTCCGATCATTGGGTAAATCCTGAAACGGGCGATTCCTATGACGGTGTGGCTGTTGGTGTCTGGCGTTGGCGCCGTGCGATGTGGAATGACTTTCAAGCACGGATGGATTGGTGTGTGAAACCTTTCGATCAGGCCAATCATCACCCTCATGCAGTGCTGAACGGCGACGAAAGCGATCGTATCCTGACTGTTTCCGCAAAGCCGAGAGAGCAGCTTTCATTCGATACCACCGGATCCTCCGATCCGGACAATGACGCTCTTCGCTTTTATTGGTGGAACTACCCCGAAGCGGGGCGAAAGCCTTATGGTAAACAACTCTCGCTGGAAAATGCCACCTCCTCAAACATTTTATTTGTTGTCCCCGCCGACGCAAGTGGTAGGGACATTCACCTGATCCTGGAGGCCTGGGATCAAAGTCCAGAGGTGCCGTTGGTAGATTACCGCCGGATTGTCCTTCAAGTGCCTGACTAA